From Mycobacteriales bacterium, the proteins below share one genomic window:
- a CDS encoding amidohydrolase family protein, which yields MDDRTPVVDCHAHVVPEALLASLDGTSGFAASRVDGGWRLELPGGGTRLIKPGMTQASARAGYLERQGIDAQVLSPWVDVQPPPSMPAGEARSWARRLTRGLLAEAGPGDRVFASVALDDPDDAAADLAAAVTEDGAAGLILSTNPYHVRDLADPRLEPLWSALEQLGVPALLHPPADGPARSLPDAEEYGNTYCRLVDTSFAVARLLLAGVLDRHPGLRLVTVHGGGFLPYQSLRLDGGHRADGLSGHRIERESPSDYLGDLYYDTVAMSPAAIAFLTGTVGAGHVLLGTDYPFPIGDPTPVGTVTAAGLSTADEAAVLGGNVAALLGGGVHA from the coding sequence GTGGACGACCGCACGCCCGTCGTGGACTGCCACGCCCACGTCGTGCCGGAGGCGCTGCTGGCCTCGCTCGACGGCACATCCGGTTTCGCCGCGTCCCGGGTGGACGGCGGCTGGCGGCTGGAGCTGCCCGGCGGCGGCACGCGGCTGATCAAGCCGGGCATGACGCAGGCGTCGGCCCGGGCCGGGTACCTGGAACGGCAGGGCATCGACGCGCAGGTCCTCTCGCCCTGGGTGGACGTGCAGCCGCCGCCGTCGATGCCGGCCGGCGAGGCGCGGTCCTGGGCCCGGCGGCTGACCCGGGGGCTGCTGGCCGAGGCCGGCCCCGGCGACCGGGTCTTCGCCTCGGTGGCCCTGGACGACCCCGACGACGCGGCCGCGGATCTCGCCGCGGCGGTCACCGAGGACGGGGCGGCCGGGCTCATCCTCAGCACGAACCCGTACCACGTCCGGGACCTCGCCGACCCGCGGCTGGAGCCGCTCTGGTCGGCGCTGGAGCAGCTCGGGGTGCCGGCGCTGCTGCATCCGCCGGCGGACGGGCCGGCCCGCTCGCTGCCGGACGCCGAGGAGTACGGCAACACCTACTGCCGGCTGGTCGACACGAGTTTCGCGGTGGCGCGGCTGCTGCTGGCCGGGGTGCTGGACCGGCACCCGGGGCTGCGGCTGGTGACCGTGCACGGCGGCGGGTTCCTGCCGTACCAGAGCCTGCGGCTGGACGGCGGGCACCGGGCCGACGGGCTGTCCGGGCACCGGATCGAGCGCGAGTCGCCCTCGGACTACCTGGGCGACCTCTACTACGACACGGTCGCGATGAGCCCGGCCGCGATCGCGTTCCTCACCGGCACGGTCGGAGCCGGGCACGTGCTGCTCGGCACCGACTATCCCTTCCCGATCGGCGATCCCACGCCGGTCGGCACGGTCACGGCGGCCGGACTGTCCACAGCGGACGAGGCGGCGGTGCTGGGCGGGAACGTGGCCGCGTTGCTGGGCGGGGGCGTCCATGCCTGA
- a CDS encoding alpha/beta fold hydrolase, with protein MLLHPLALAGPVWDGFADRLAGSYEVITPDARGHGDSGWDGGPFDVAEMAADVLALLDGLDLARVHLVGMSMGGSVAMTFAAAYPDRVDRLVLADTTAWYGPQAPKTWSERADGVLATPRTNQVPFQVDRWFTEAFRATHPAEVRRVVGVFLDTASPAHAEACRALGRLDARAGLAAVTAPTLALAGEEDYATPPAMGEAAAAGVQDGRALTLPGLRHLSLVERPELAALVGAFLAGHDLPALPAGDCGCAQVTP; from the coding sequence ATGTTGCTGCACCCGCTGGCGCTGGCCGGGCCGGTCTGGGACGGCTTCGCCGACCGGCTGGCCGGATCGTACGAGGTGATCACGCCGGATGCCCGCGGGCACGGCGACAGCGGCTGGGACGGCGGTCCGTTCGACGTCGCCGAGATGGCCGCGGACGTGCTGGCGCTGCTGGACGGGCTGGACCTGGCCCGGGTGCATCTGGTCGGGATGTCGATGGGCGGCAGCGTCGCGATGACGTTCGCGGCGGCGTACCCGGACCGGGTGGACCGGCTGGTGCTGGCCGACACGACCGCCTGGTACGGCCCGCAGGCGCCGAAGACCTGGTCCGAGCGGGCCGACGGCGTGCTCGCGACGCCGCGGACGAACCAGGTGCCGTTCCAGGTCGACCGCTGGTTCACCGAGGCCTTCCGGGCCACCCACCCGGCCGAGGTACGCCGGGTGGTCGGCGTCTTCCTCGACACCGCGTCCCCCGCGCACGCCGAGGCCTGCCGGGCACTGGGGCGCCTCGACGCCCGGGCCGGGCTGGCCGCGGTGACCGCGCCGACGCTCGCGCTCGCGGGCGAGGAGGACTACGCGACCCCGCCGGCGATGGGCGAGGCGGCCGCCGCCGGGGTGCAGGACGGGCGGGCGCTGACGCTGCCGGGCCTGCGGCACCTGTCGCTGGTCGAGCGGCCGGAGCTGGCCGCGCTGGTCGGCGCGTTCCTGGCCGGCCACGACCTGCCGGCGCTGCCCGCGGGCGACTGCGGCTGTGCTCAGGTGACCCCGTGA
- a CDS encoding ABC transporter permease yields the protein MTTTHVSPASTTAAPATVPGPRRRRLPGTGVLGLIGLVVVLGAWQVSTWAGWVDPTFSSSPIGAIRALGDLQRSGNLWPPLLSTLQSVFVGMLISLAAGIPIGLLIGRSRLLYGLTEPIVSIMYSVPFVVFLPIIIFWFGIGGQARIVIVVWSAIFPLLINVVAGARNVEQNYLQVARVFCASRGLTLRSVAFPATLPYILAGVRQAVGRALVGAIVAELFMGNEGLGYVVQKETSDFQMDDAMAAIVVIAVLAVALTRGVAWVEHRFTFWSSSV from the coding sequence ATGACGACCACGCACGTCTCGCCGGCTAGCACGACCGCGGCACCGGCGACCGTCCCCGGCCCGCGCCGCCGGCGGCTGCCCGGCACCGGCGTCCTCGGCCTGATCGGCCTGGTCGTCGTGCTCGGCGCCTGGCAGGTCTCGACCTGGGCCGGCTGGGTCGACCCGACGTTCTCCAGCTCCCCGATCGGGGCGATCAGGGCGCTCGGCGACCTGCAGCGCTCGGGCAACCTCTGGCCGCCGCTGCTGTCCACGCTGCAGTCGGTGTTCGTCGGCATGCTGATCTCGCTGGCCGCCGGCATCCCGATCGGCCTGCTGATCGGACGCAGCCGGCTGCTCTACGGCCTGACCGAGCCGATCGTCAGCATCATGTACTCGGTGCCGTTCGTGGTCTTCCTGCCGATCATCATCTTCTGGTTCGGCATCGGCGGTCAGGCCCGCATCGTCATCGTGGTCTGGAGCGCGATCTTCCCGCTGCTCATCAACGTCGTCGCCGGCGCCCGCAACGTCGAGCAGAACTACCTGCAGGTGGCCCGGGTCTTCTGCGCCTCCCGCGGGCTGACCCTGCGCTCGGTCGCCTTCCCGGCGACGCTGCCGTACATCCTGGCCGGGGTCCGGCAGGCCGTCGGCCGCGCGCTCGTCGGCGCCATCGTGGCCGAGCTGTTCATGGGCAACGAGGGTCTCGGCTACGTCGTGCAGAAGGAGACCTCCGACTTCCAGATGGACGACGCGATGGCCGCGATCGTCGTCATCGCCGTGCTCGCGGTCGCGCTGACCCGCGGCGTCGCCTGGGTCGAGCACCGCTTCACCTTCTGGTCCAGCTCCGTCTGA
- a CDS encoding LysR family transcriptional regulator: protein MLDTRRLTIFCVVAAEGSLTAAATRLHFTQSAVSQQMAILEREVGTPLLERLPRGVRLTSAGAVLAERAGAVLGELSAIERELRRLGDRPEPVTLGTFSTAGAHLIPLVVSAYRERHDDTRLVVVPSQPDDVAVQLTEGSVDVALLWDYDFAPRSMPRLHREHLLDDPLYVLLPTGHPLAGPETMPLRLADLAHEAWIARAHKAPYDQALECMGRLAGFEPDVAFRTPDYESVQGLVAAGIGVGLVPRLSLTARRPDVVARPVHQPAFVRHIDAVTRPDGPADPAVARLLAVLHEIAATVSARAVPLAAVS from the coding sequence GTGCTGGACACGAGACGGCTGACGATCTTCTGCGTGGTCGCGGCCGAGGGGTCGCTGACCGCGGCCGCCACCCGGCTGCACTTCACCCAGTCCGCGGTCTCCCAGCAGATGGCGATCCTCGAGCGCGAGGTCGGCACGCCGCTGCTGGAACGGCTGCCGCGCGGGGTCCGGCTCACCTCGGCCGGCGCGGTGCTGGCCGAGCGGGCCGGTGCCGTGCTGGGCGAGCTGTCCGCGATCGAGCGGGAGCTGCGGCGGCTCGGCGACCGGCCCGAGCCGGTCACGCTGGGCACGTTCTCCACCGCCGGCGCGCACCTGATCCCGCTGGTCGTCTCGGCCTACCGGGAGCGGCACGACGACACCCGGCTGGTGGTCGTGCCGTCCCAGCCCGACGACGTCGCGGTCCAGCTGACCGAGGGCTCGGTCGACGTCGCGCTGCTCTGGGACTACGACTTCGCGCCCCGCTCGATGCCGCGGCTGCACCGCGAGCACCTGCTCGACGACCCGCTCTACGTGCTGCTGCCGACCGGGCACCCGCTGGCCGGCCCCGAGACCATGCCGCTGCGGCTGGCCGACCTCGCCCACGAGGCCTGGATCGCCCGCGCCCACAAGGCCCCGTACGACCAGGCGCTGGAGTGCATGGGGCGGCTGGCCGGGTTCGAGCCGGACGTCGCGTTCCGGACGCCGGACTACGAGTCGGTGCAGGGGCTGGTCGCGGCCGGGATCGGGGTCGGGCTGGTGCCGCGGCTCTCGCTGACCGCGCGGCGGCCGGACGTGGTGGCCCGGCCGGTGCACCAGCCGGCGTTCGTCCGGCACATCGACGCGGTCACCCGGCCGGACGGGCCGGCCGACCCGGCGGTGGCGCGGCTGCTGGCCGTGCTGCACGAGATCGCGGCGACGGTCTCGGCCCGGGCCGTACCCCTGGCCGCGGTGAGCTGA
- a CDS encoding GntR family transcriptional regulator, with amino-acid sequence MTYALETGIRGQLGRRELLRVLGRTGESTVDEVVVTVGSDIIEGRLLPGDDLNSVELSRHFGTSRTPVREALLTLEREGFVEITARRRPRVASLDIQEVRELYRVRAHLYAMVSRTVVDVATQADLGRLHELQAELTAAVRDEDVDRYFWTNVQVRNTEAAITGNRTLCRVLDSLGLRMLQLRHISLSLPGRIQKSVLDHERLLRAYEDRDGDLAAALTSSLVMRGLTAIEGSGWTGRVRRDN; translated from the coding sequence ATGACGTATGCGCTGGAGACGGGGATCCGCGGCCAGCTCGGCCGGCGGGAACTGCTGCGGGTGCTCGGGCGCACCGGCGAGAGCACCGTCGACGAGGTCGTGGTCACCGTCGGCAGCGACATCATCGAGGGCCGCCTGCTGCCGGGGGACGACCTCAACTCGGTCGAGCTGTCCCGGCACTTCGGCACCAGCCGCACCCCGGTCCGGGAGGCGCTGCTGACCCTGGAGCGGGAGGGGTTCGTGGAGATCACGGCCCGCCGCCGGCCCCGGGTCGCCTCGCTCGACATCCAGGAGGTGCGCGAGCTCTACCGGGTCCGCGCCCACCTGTACGCGATGGTCAGCCGGACGGTCGTGGACGTCGCGACCCAGGCCGACCTGGGCCGGCTGCACGAGCTGCAGGCGGAGCTGACGGCCGCGGTCCGGGACGAGGACGTGGACCGCTACTTCTGGACCAACGTCCAGGTCCGCAACACCGAGGCCGCGATCACCGGCAACCGGACGCTCTGCCGGGTCCTGGACAGCCTGGGGCTGCGGATGCTGCAGCTGCGGCACATCAGCCTGTCGCTGCCGGGCCGGATCCAGAAGTCCGTGCTCGACCACGAGCGGCTGCTGCGCGCGTACGAGGACCGGGACGGGGACCTGGCCGCGGCGCTGACGTCCTCGCTGGTGATGCGCGGGCTGACCGCGATCGAGGGCTCCGGGTGGACCGGCCGGGTCCGGCGCGACAACTGA
- a CDS encoding UbiD family decarboxylase, which yields MGVSLEDIVDLRSWLEAVDGLGELRSVESADWDLEIGALSELNYKQPSPRALLFDRITGYPAGARVLTGSLSTARRLGLTLRLGDDLDDRSLVQALRSRPAAWIEGSPRFPARTVSAGPVTEHVVRGTDVDLLAFPVPRWHEGDGGRYIGTGCAVITTDPDDPADVNAGAYRIQVQDGGRAASVNIEAGKHGAMHVRKWFAKEGRAPVVATLGQDPLLLIVAGTEVPRGVSELDYAGAVMGRPLEVVAGELTGLPIPATAEIAIEGWLYPDQKADEGPFGEWTGYYSGGSEQVLTMTVERLYHRGDPILLGAPPGKPPHDYSYMRSVMKSAMIHDALVATGLPGLESVWAHEVGGGRQLLAVSVHQQYPGHVRQAGLLASQLPAAAYMNKFVIVVDGDVDARSLNDVMWAVCTRTEPGEDIDVLRRTWGSRVDPMRPRGAPPYNTRAIIDACRPFERLEEFPRVAEASRELLDRVAAKWPRLLGG from the coding sequence ATGGGCGTCTCCCTCGAGGACATCGTCGACCTGCGCAGCTGGCTGGAGGCCGTCGACGGGCTGGGCGAGCTACGCAGCGTCGAGTCGGCCGACTGGGACCTGGAGATCGGCGCGCTGTCCGAGCTGAACTACAAGCAGCCCTCGCCGCGGGCGCTGCTGTTCGACCGGATCACCGGCTACCCGGCCGGGGCGCGGGTGCTCACCGGCAGCCTCAGCACGGCCCGGCGGCTCGGACTGACGCTGCGGCTCGGCGACGACCTCGACGACCGGTCGCTGGTGCAGGCGCTGCGCAGCCGGCCGGCGGCCTGGATCGAGGGTTCCCCGCGGTTCCCGGCCCGGACGGTCTCCGCCGGCCCGGTCACCGAGCACGTCGTCCGCGGCACCGACGTGGACCTGCTGGCCTTCCCGGTGCCGCGCTGGCACGAGGGCGACGGCGGACGCTACATCGGCACCGGTTGCGCGGTGATCACCACCGACCCGGACGACCCCGCGGACGTCAACGCGGGGGCGTACCGGATCCAGGTGCAGGACGGCGGCCGGGCCGCGAGCGTGAACATCGAGGCCGGCAAGCACGGCGCGATGCACGTCCGGAAGTGGTTCGCCAAGGAGGGCCGGGCACCGGTGGTGGCCACGCTGGGCCAGGACCCGCTGCTGCTCATCGTGGCCGGGACCGAGGTGCCGCGCGGAGTGTCCGAACTGGACTATGCCGGCGCGGTCATGGGGCGGCCGCTGGAGGTGGTGGCGGGCGAGCTGACCGGGCTGCCGATCCCGGCCACCGCGGAGATCGCCATCGAAGGCTGGCTCTACCCGGACCAGAAGGCCGACGAGGGACCGTTCGGGGAGTGGACCGGCTACTACAGCGGCGGTTCCGAGCAGGTGCTGACGATGACGGTCGAGCGGCTCTACCACCGCGGCGACCCGATCCTGCTGGGCGCGCCGCCCGGCAAGCCGCCGCACGACTACTCCTACATGCGCAGCGTGATGAAGTCGGCGATGATCCACGACGCGCTGGTCGCGACCGGGCTGCCGGGGCTGGAGAGCGTCTGGGCGCACGAGGTCGGCGGCGGCCGGCAGCTGCTCGCGGTGTCGGTGCACCAGCAGTACCCGGGGCACGTCCGGCAGGCCGGGCTGCTGGCCTCGCAGCTGCCCGCGGCCGCGTACATGAACAAGTTCGTCATCGTGGTCGACGGCGACGTGGACGCCCGCAGCCTCAACGACGTCATGTGGGCGGTCTGCACCCGGACCGAGCCCGGCGAGGACATCGACGTGCTCCGCCGGACCTGGGGCAGCCGGGTCGACCCGATGCGGCCGCGCGGCGCGCCGCCGTACAACACGCGTGCCATCATCGACGCCTGCCGGCCCTTCGAACGGCTGGAGGAGTTCCCCCGCGTCGCCGAGGCGAGCCGGGAGCTCCTCGACCGGGTGGCCGCGAAGTGGCCGCGCCTGCTGGGGGGCTGA
- a CDS encoding ABC transporter substrate-binding protein, which produces MRTRTRPLLIAAVSAAALLLAACGKPAASGGGAAAGSMSMTIGYTAIGAAYDDLYVCQDQGVFAKNGLTVKLTLLNSSSQLFAALASNSVQIGVGVAQSTAAGALNGVPLKYVALPIPHYYVEMWGKSTLTSSAADLKGKKIGLSSPGSLGDASIDAWLAEQGLTDKDIKKTFLKSTPAEVTALEKGAVDAIVTQPPTGTQTRAKGFKKIMDFTRFPAAANAYTVKADYDTTNSKAVAAFVKSEVECLSILHNDEKTAIASIIKHSGNDDPTLAKYSYDFFNPLWARTPTVDPGLLTKAFQAAAQDKGLDPPANADQYVDNSYVDALQKQGYIDSLYRD; this is translated from the coding sequence ATGCGCACCCGTACCCGACCGCTGCTGATCGCGGCTGTCTCCGCCGCCGCGCTGCTGCTGGCCGCCTGCGGCAAGCCCGCCGCGTCCGGCGGCGGCGCCGCCGCCGGCTCGATGTCGATGACGATCGGCTACACCGCCATCGGCGCCGCGTACGACGATCTCTACGTCTGCCAGGACCAGGGCGTCTTCGCCAAGAACGGGCTCACCGTCAAGCTCACGCTGCTCAACAGCAGCTCCCAGCTGTTCGCGGCGCTGGCCAGCAACAGCGTGCAGATCGGCGTCGGGGTGGCCCAGTCGACCGCGGCCGGGGCGCTGAACGGGGTGCCGCTGAAGTACGTCGCGCTGCCGATCCCGCACTACTACGTGGAGATGTGGGGCAAGTCGACGCTGACCTCGAGCGCGGCCGATCTCAAGGGCAAGAAGATCGGGCTCAGCTCGCCCGGTTCGCTCGGCGATGCGTCGATCGACGCCTGGCTGGCCGAGCAGGGGCTGACCGACAAGGACATCAAGAAGACGTTCCTGAAGAGCACGCCGGCCGAGGTGACCGCGCTGGAGAAGGGCGCGGTGGACGCGATCGTGACCCAGCCGCCGACCGGGACGCAGACCCGGGCCAAGGGCTTCAAGAAGATCATGGACTTCACCCGGTTCCCGGCCGCGGCCAACGCGTACACGGTCAAGGCGGACTACGACACGACGAACTCCAAGGCCGTGGCCGCGTTCGTGAAGTCCGAAGTGGAGTGCCTGTCGATCCTGCACAACGACGAGAAGACCGCGATCGCCAGCATCATCAAGCACAGCGGGAACGACGACCCGACGCTGGCGAAGTACTCCTACGACTTCTTCAACCCGCTCTGGGCCAGGACGCCGACCGTCGACCCAGGGCTGCTGACCAAGGCGTTCCAGGCCGCGGCCCAGGACAAGGGCCTCGACCCGCCCGCGAACGCCGACCAGTACGTCGACAACAGCTACGTCGACGCGCTGCAGAAGCAGGGCTACATCGACTCGCTCTACAGGGACTGA
- a CDS encoding ABC transporter ATP-binding protein: MAAGVPKLRVRDLRIGHRSGRRGTFSLAVDGLTFDVAANEFVAVVGPSGCGKTTMLSAIAGLLPVESGELSLDGKQISGPGRERSLVFQQASLFPWRTVVGNIEFGLRAHGRIDAAGHRRVEELVELVGLGGYGDRYPRELSGGMSQRVNLARALATDPELLLLDEPFAALDAQTREVMQAELVRVWQADGVEGGKTAVFITHDVPEAVFLADRVVVLSAGPAHVLEIVPVDLPRPRSPQVKRSAEFLALSDYVTDLVMHQSQPARNARTEARSDDDHARLAG; encoded by the coding sequence ATGGCAGCAGGAGTGCCCAAGCTCCGCGTACGGGACCTGAGGATCGGCCACCGGTCGGGTCGTCGCGGCACGTTCTCACTCGCGGTCGATGGTCTGACCTTCGACGTCGCGGCGAACGAGTTCGTCGCGGTGGTCGGACCGAGCGGCTGCGGCAAGACGACCATGCTCTCCGCGATCGCCGGCCTGCTGCCGGTCGAGTCGGGCGAGCTCAGCCTGGACGGGAAGCAGATCAGCGGCCCGGGCCGGGAACGGTCGCTGGTCTTCCAGCAGGCGTCGCTGTTCCCCTGGCGCACCGTCGTCGGCAACATCGAGTTCGGCCTGCGGGCGCACGGCCGGATCGACGCGGCCGGCCACCGCCGGGTCGAGGAGCTGGTCGAGCTGGTGGGCCTGGGCGGCTACGGCGACCGCTACCCGCGGGAGCTCTCCGGCGGCATGAGCCAGCGGGTCAACCTGGCCCGGGCGCTGGCCACCGACCCGGAGCTGCTGCTGCTGGACGAGCCGTTCGCGGCCCTGGACGCGCAGACCCGCGAGGTCATGCAGGCGGAGCTGGTCCGGGTCTGGCAGGCCGACGGCGTCGAGGGCGGCAAGACGGCCGTGTTCATCACCCACGACGTGCCCGAGGCGGTGTTCCTGGCCGACCGGGTCGTGGTGCTCTCGGCCGGTCCGGCCCACGTGCTGGAGATCGTGCCGGTCGACCTGCCCCGGCCGCGCAGCCCGCAGGTGAAGCGGTCGGCCGAGTTCCTCGCGCTCAGCGACTACGTCACCGACCTGGTCATGCACCAGTCCCAGCCCGCCCGGAACGCCCGAACGGAGGCCCGGTCCGATGACGACCACGCACGTCTCGCCGGCTAG